AAATCTGCTGCTGCAAAAAACATAGAGTATAAAATTAGCATTGTAATAAATAGAGGTATTAATGCAATTTTTAACATTGAACTTGTAAAAAAATCTTTTACGCTTTTAAATATTATTTCTATTTCATTCATATTAATTTTCCTTTTTATCAAATCTTGTTCGATATTCACACTTTTGACAAAGTTCTTCAACTAAAATGTTTTTTTTAAATCCATTTTGAATATCTTTTACACGTTTTGAGTTTAATATATCGTCAATTTGTGTATTGTTTGTATTCCCTAGATTTATAACTGCATTTTGGTCTAAACAACAAGGAATAACATCACCATTTGTTAAAATCCCAAAATGTGAATCTAAACCATAACAAAAACCTTTTGTTGAAACTATTTCATTATTTAAAGATGGCCAGTTAAAATATTCATCAAAATTAAAAAATATTTTTCTATCTATTCTTATATTTTTAGGTCTTTGTTTATAAACTTCTTCTATATTTATATCTGTATTAAATGCTTCATTTATTTTATTAAAAACTTTTGTATTAAACTCTTTTGCACTTTTTTCTTCATCCAAATTCCAAATTCTAAAATTTATAAAATATTCATGTTTTCTACTTTGAGCAAACTTTACAAAATTTATAATTGGTTCTAAATATTCATCTAAACTCTTTTTATGAGAATTTGCATTATATGAATTTATTGAAAAATTTATTTGCTTAATTGTAGGATTTAAAAGTGTTTCATAATGTTTTTCATTTATATTATTTGCTGTTGTTGTAATATTTACTTTTAATCCATGTTTTAAACTAATGTTTAGATATTCATTTAAATTTGATAAAACAAGTGGGTCACCAACAACATGATAAGCTAACTCTTTTGTATATGGTTTTAATTGAGAATTTAAACTATCAAAGTGTTCTAAACTCATTATTCCATTTGGTAAGGTTTTTGGAGGACAAAATGTACACTTTAAATTACAGATATTTGTTATTTCAATATGTACTTTTTTAAATTTTTTAATAACTTTTTCCTTATTTTAATTTCCAAATTGTACCGAATAGTTATTAAAAATAATCAATTACTAAATTGAGTTTAACTATAATCTATCTCACTATTAATAAAGGTAAAAACATGGAAATGATTTTAAATGAAAATGATTTAGTAGTTGGTGCTAGATTTGAAAATGGAACTATTCAAGATTATGTTGATGATAACAAAACATATGGATTGATTAGAATAGAAGATTCTACGGCAAATTGGTTCTTATTTAACAAAGAAGAGAGTGAAGAAGATTTACAAAAACTTTACAAAAAAGTTTTAAAAGAAGAACATTTTATAGAAGATGATTTTGGTGAAGAGATAGTTGTTTTTAATAAAATTGGAGATAAACCATTTGAAGCATTCATCGAAAAAATTGATGAATACCTTGGTGATGAAATGGGAAATTTAATCTAATTATCAATAAATAACTTTTTATAAATAATGTCAAAGTTTTGAACAGGAATAAGATTAAAATCACTTTCCTTTTCATTTGACCAAAATAGATATTTATTTCTAAATTTATTGTGGCTGCTTATAAAAAATATGTTAAAAGCAGTTGCTATTACATTTTTTGTCTGTTTATCAATAACTTTGTATTGATATTTTCCATAAATTTTTGGTAAATATGTATCAACTAAAGTTTTTGTCACTTCATATCTTGGATTTTGTTCTTCAATTTTTATATTTTCATTAGTATAAGAGTTTAGATAAATTCTTTGTGTATTATAAATATATCTATTAAATTTATAAGCATAAGTTGAAATATCTATAAACTTTTCAACATAATCTTTATGAAGATTTTTTATCTCATTTATTTCAGCTTCAGTGATATTTGTTGAGTATTTTAAAGGATAAATATATACTCCAATCATTGATAAACTATCTATTTTCAAGTTCTCATTTTTAATTGGTTTTGAATATATTTTTGAATCCATTTGAGTTAGTTCATAAAAGTTTTTTATACTATATTTTATAAAAATATCATAATACGCAAAACTTAAAAGCGTAAGCAATAAAATAAAAAACACAATTACACTTTTTAAAATTTTTGATAAGATAAAACTTATAAAAAAACAAAAAGAGATAAAAGACAAATTTGACAAAATAAATAAAATATTTTCAGGAACAACTAACTCAAAAGATGGCATCTATCTCCTTAATTTAATAAATAGGGTAAATCCCTTTTTAATGATTCTAATAAATCTTCATTTAAAAAGAATTTTGAATATCTAGCTTCTGGATTTTTATAACAAAAAGCACAAACATATCTATTTTTCTTTATTAATTCCACACTTTTATCCAAAATTTTTCTCAAAGATGGATTGTTTTCATAATACTCATACATAGCTTCTAAATTATTTGCTATATCATTATCTTTGATAAACACCACATTTTCTTGCATAAACTCTATAACATTATCTTCATCACTTATTATATTTAAAAATGCTTCTTTAACATCTTCAAATCTCATATCAAATTTAGCACCAACTAAAAGCACTTCTTGTAAATTTGTTATATCATTTTTTTGAAAATAGTATTGCAATAAAAGATTCAAATAATGTTCTTGAACATCAATATTATAATCTTCTAAAACTTCAAAAACTTCATTAGAATTATTAATTTTACCATTCTCAATTAAGGTATTATGTAAAACACCTATTTGTCCAATAATTTCATGTAATCTATCACTCATAGATTCCCTTTTATAATTTTATATATTGTATCCAAAATAGATTTTAATATTATTATAAAATGTGCTATCATAATTATTGAAATGATTAAATTATAAAAACACTAAGA
The genomic region above belongs to Arcobacter ellisii and contains:
- a CDS encoding radical SAM/SPASM domain-containing protein, translated to MKKFKKVHIEITNICNLKCTFCPPKTLPNGIMSLEHFDSLNSQLKPYTKELAYHVVGDPLVLSNLNEYLNISLKHGLKVNITTTANNINEKHYETLLNPTIKQINFSINSYNANSHKKSLDEYLEPIINFVKFAQSRKHEYFINFRIWNLDEEKSAKEFNTKVFNKINEAFNTDINIEEVYKQRPKNIRIDRKIFFNFDEYFNWPSLNNEIVSTKGFCYGLDSHFGILTNGDVIPCCLDQNAVINLGNTNNTQIDDILNSKRVKDIQNGFKKNILVEELCQKCEYRTRFDKKEN